The following coding sequences lie in one Prosthecobacter vanneervenii genomic window:
- a CDS encoding DUF1501 domain-containing protein encodes MKMHPFCQGNHLDLRSGVSRRDFLYVGMVGGLGLTLPDMMRLQAASVMPEVETFKPIADSIIHIYLPGGMAQHESWDPKPFASPDYRGPFTPIKTSIPGEYVGEKFANIAKIMNKLTVIRSMTHGEAAHERGTHNMFTGYRPSPAIKFPSFGSIISHEQGSRNNLPPYVVVPNMVAPDQGTGYMSSAFGPFALGSDPADKGFTVRDLLTPKDVDEKRFDRRRNLLGAVDEHFKAVEKADSISAMDSFYQSAYGLISSAKAREAFDLTKESDKLRDEYGRNTAGQRFLLARRLVEAGVRMVSVNYGSWDHHSNIKSAFEGQAVNFDQAFARLITDLSDRGMLKRTLVMVSSEFGRTPKVNGTNGRDHWPRVFSVALAGGGVKEGYIHGASDPLGGEPDRDAVGPEDLAKTMYRLLGINGEKRIMADGVRPIDIVNGGRILTEVMA; translated from the coding sequence ATGAAAATGCACCCCTTCTGCCAGGGCAATCACCTTGATCTGCGTTCCGGTGTCAGCCGTCGTGACTTCCTCTACGTCGGCATGGTCGGTGGCCTCGGCCTTACCCTGCCTGATATGATGCGTCTGCAGGCGGCGTCGGTGATGCCCGAAGTGGAGACATTCAAGCCCATCGCGGACTCCATCATTCACATCTATCTGCCGGGCGGCATGGCCCAGCACGAGTCCTGGGATCCCAAGCCCTTTGCCTCCCCGGACTACCGCGGCCCCTTCACCCCCATCAAAACCTCCATTCCCGGAGAGTATGTGGGAGAGAAGTTTGCCAACATCGCCAAGATCATGAACAAGCTCACCGTCATCCGCTCCATGACGCACGGTGAGGCCGCCCATGAGCGTGGCACCCACAACATGTTCACCGGCTACCGCCCCAGCCCGGCCATCAAGTTCCCCAGCTTCGGCTCCATCATCTCCCATGAGCAGGGCAGCCGCAACAACCTGCCTCCCTACGTCGTGGTGCCAAACATGGTCGCTCCTGACCAGGGCACCGGCTACATGAGCAGCGCCTTCGGCCCCTTCGCTCTCGGCAGCGATCCCGCAGACAAGGGCTTTACCGTCCGCGACCTCCTCACGCCGAAAGACGTGGACGAAAAGCGTTTTGACCGCCGCCGCAACCTCCTGGGTGCCGTGGACGAGCACTTCAAGGCCGTCGAAAAAGCCGACTCCATCAGCGCCATGGACAGCTTCTACCAGTCCGCCTACGGCCTGATCAGCAGCGCCAAAGCCCGCGAAGCCTTCGATCTCACCAAGGAATCCGACAAGCTGCGCGACGAATACGGCCGCAACACCGCCGGTCAGCGCTTCCTGCTGGCCCGCCGCTTGGTGGAAGCCGGCGTCCGCATGGTCTCCGTGAACTACGGCAGCTGGGACCACCACTCCAACATCAAGAGCGCTTTCGAAGGCCAGGCTGTCAATTTTGACCAGGCCTTTGCCCGCCTCATCACCGACCTCTCCGACCGCGGCATGCTCAAGCGCACGCTCGTCATGGTCAGCTCCGAATTCGGCCGCACGCCGAAGGTGAACGGAACCAACGGCCGTGACCACTGGCCTCGCGTCTTCTCCGTCGCCCTCGCCGGTGGTGGTGTGAAAGAAGGCTACATCCACGGTGCCTCCGATCCTCTCGGTGGCGAGCCCGACCGCGACGCTGTGGGTCCGGAAGATCTGGCCAAGACCATGTATCGCCTCCTCGGCATCAATGGCGAGAAGCGCATCATGGCCGACGGCGTTCGTCCCATCGACATCGTCAACGGTGGCCGCATCCTCACCGAAGTCA